One stretch of Miscanthus floridulus cultivar M001 chromosome 18, ASM1932011v1, whole genome shotgun sequence DNA includes these proteins:
- the LOC136522087 gene encoding uncharacterized protein — MERRGGGADGTVLAFTGLTVVTLTSGVSAYRAAAAGDVGSTAFVGASYAALLLLFRSLRAYERLTLPPPGAADDDDDDDGRRRVKREVWTLCTLLTVLFAWKVAAAMPSWPTAAAVWAMAVVTAVGGFLALCRHP; from the coding sequence ATGgaacgacgaggaggaggcgccGATGGCACGGTTCTCGCCTTCACGGGCCTGACCGTTGTGACCCTGACGTCCGGCGTGTCCGCTTACAGAGCCGCAGCCGCAGGGGACGTCGGCTCCACGGCGTTCGTGGGCGCCAGCTACGCCGCGCTGCTGCTTCTCTTCCGCAGCCTCCGCGCCTACGAGCGATTAACGTTACCGCCGCCCGGGgcggccgacgacgacgacgacgacgacgggagGCGTCGCGTGAAACGCGAGGTCTGGACGCTTTGCACGCTGCTCACTGTGCTGTTCGCGTGGAAGGTGGCCGCGGCCATGCCGTCCTGgcccactgccgccgccgtgtgggCGATGGCGGTTGTCACCGCCGTTGGCGGTTTTCTTGCCTTGTGTCGTCATCCGTGA
- the LOC136522086 gene encoding uncharacterized protein isoform X1, translating into MALASGTSRPLLGRPAGTARPHLAVSSSSPASSIRFRRGAGVGAGGGSRAAVSLRAPAPPAAAAAATSGSIAPAISLTEKALKHLNKMRAERNEDLCLRIGVKQGGCSGMSYTMEFESRANASPDDSVVEYDGFAIVCDPKSLLFMFGMELDYSDALIGGGFSFQNPNATKTCGCGKSFATGKETEAAATACNN; encoded by the exons ATGGCGCTCGCCTCCGGCACGTCCCGCCCGCTCCTGGGTCGCCCCGCCGGCACCGCGCGGCCCCACCTCGCCGTCTCCTCATCCTCCCCCGCCTCCTCGATCCGCTTCCGCCGCGGCGCCGGCGTgggcgccggcggcggcagcagggCGGCCGTCTCCCTCCGCGCCCCCGCGCCTCCAG cagcagcggcagcagcaacATCTGGTAGCATTGCTCCGGCAATTTCATTGACTGAAAAGGCCTTGAAACATCTGAACAAAATGAGGGCTGAACGGAACGAAGATTTGTGCTTGAGAATTGGAGTGAAACAGGGTGGATGCTCAGGCATGTCTTACACCATGGAGTTTGAAAGTCGAGCAAATGCCAGCCCTGATGATTCTGTTGTAGAGTATGATGGTTTTGCAATAG TCTGTGACCCAAAAAGCCTTCTTTTCATGTTTGGAATGGAGCTGGACTACAGTGACGCGCTCATTGGTGGTGGCTTCTCTTTCCAGAATCCAAACGCAACAAAAACCTGTGGGTGCGGCAAATCTTTCGCGACTGGGAAAGAAACTGAGGCTGCAGCAACCGCTTGCAACAACTAG
- the LOC136522086 gene encoding uncharacterized protein isoform X2: protein MALASGTSRPLLGRPAGTARPHLAVSSSSPASSIRFRRGAGVGAGGGSRAAVSLRAPAPPAAAAATSGSIAPAISLTEKALKHLNKMRAERNEDLCLRIGVKQGGCSGMSYTMEFESRANASPDDSVVEYDGFAIVCDPKSLLFMFGMELDYSDALIGGGFSFQNPNATKTCGCGKSFATGKETEAAATACNN, encoded by the exons ATGGCGCTCGCCTCCGGCACGTCCCGCCCGCTCCTGGGTCGCCCCGCCGGCACCGCGCGGCCCCACCTCGCCGTCTCCTCATCCTCCCCCGCCTCCTCGATCCGCTTCCGCCGCGGCGCCGGCGTgggcgccggcggcggcagcagggCGGCCGTCTCCCTCCGCGCCCCCGCGCCTCCAG cagcggcagcagcaacATCTGGTAGCATTGCTCCGGCAATTTCATTGACTGAAAAGGCCTTGAAACATCTGAACAAAATGAGGGCTGAACGGAACGAAGATTTGTGCTTGAGAATTGGAGTGAAACAGGGTGGATGCTCAGGCATGTCTTACACCATGGAGTTTGAAAGTCGAGCAAATGCCAGCCCTGATGATTCTGTTGTAGAGTATGATGGTTTTGCAATAG TCTGTGACCCAAAAAGCCTTCTTTTCATGTTTGGAATGGAGCTGGACTACAGTGACGCGCTCATTGGTGGTGGCTTCTCTTTCCAGAATCCAAACGCAACAAAAACCTGTGGGTGCGGCAAATCTTTCGCGACTGGGAAAGAAACTGAGGCTGCAGCAACCGCTTGCAACAACTAG
- the LOC136520474 gene encoding uncharacterized protein codes for MPGFRLFRRTVVPTPDAPRHTDSAMPGSSVTPRPPLPGSNRFPPGHPMNPYPVQRNSGNPSSRASGSFSLISSLSKIHLDLPLSTSSGGGVPACSRTIYGPKEVRDNFHRNLKEDEVKRVLAKIEMIYREVELDSDELESGYCCCLGLLNPKANIRVNGSIFNSNGLLNPKANIRVNDSIFNSDASSPGKGGDMAQRSLDGLITFLTCLFPYLPVAEALAYLDAVDADPLAAAALIITKRGRNYCWNYYWMNPTIAAATMEMALKCGAVAAQHPDPSLLVKGWTSLSPYLHQIALPLSVPCPDYNTWSFILRNLRNEYCNLEVQAAWELADDRLHAKLRFSDDGGLPTGLPPVRAAMKRVLLAKIHGFYLKALCSLPKDELTQRYHRALVMGGYCYGPLQPAANIIVNMIWYEQTFPTTKRLKKITLISTGFLWRVAARSLYGLISFLCTRYPSLTPDHAVQRLLVAEANLQVADPNLFETPSNLEMDWSWCPQIGSGKGTASIQMKAVRKASASVLEAYTAAATAAFHPSPPAQKEFLGSPDSVEKLKNASYMVCLDNGHQLSNEEFGLLFMFLQKCCLSSVGTLDHQQEPEPTVVGKSEYAEISRRVHSFWGLHDRVSSMVNAALEKFNRTHESQYSLHIICGVNELVSGPKFCNNFLAHLPFKYQHYHINFLATLDAQPPKLFFAECNLDDHNDTWCVPVDWSPPVGGQARCFYCESHGYRIIHPALSFHGFDFEDAFFGPDNKEFYDNDQIIFFKSAFMEWVNGVEEDAIYISYRLRGDDGDGDSKRLRL; via the exons ATGCCGGGGTTTCGACTCTTTCGCCGGACGGTGGTGCCGACTCCCGACGCCCCTCGCCATACAGATTCGGCGATGCCGGGCTCCTCAGTCACTCCCCGCCCTCCCTTACCGGGGTCGAACAGATTCCCTCCCGGTCATCCGATGAATCCCTATCCGGTACAGCGGAACTCCGGCAATCCCTCATCCCGAGCCTCCGGTTCTTTCTCCTTGATTAGCTCCTTGTCCAAGATCCACTTAGATCTACCTTTGAGTAcctccagcggcggcggcgtccccGCCTGCAGCCGCACCATATATGGGCCGAAAGAAGTTCGGGACAATTTCCACCGTAACCTAAAGGAAGATGAGGTTAAGCGAGTTCTTGCCAAGATCGAGATGATCTACCGCGAGGTGGAGCTTGACAGCGACGAACTGGAGAGCGGCTACTGCTGTTGCTTGGGCCTTCTGAATCCCAAAGCAAACATCCGCGTCAACGGCTCTATTTTCAACAGTAATGGCCTTCTGAATCCCAAAGCAAACATCCGCGTCAACGACTCTATTTTCAACAGTGATGCTTCGTCGCCGGGTAAGGGAGGAGACATGGCCCAGCGGTCGCTAGACGGCCTCATCACCTTCCTAACTTGCCTCTTCCCCTACCTCCCGGTCGCGGAGGCCCTGGCGTACCTTGACGCTGTCGACGCCGACCCCCTTGCCGCCGCTGCCCTTATCATCACCAAACGTGGGCGGAACTACTGCTGGAACTACTACTGGATGAACCCTACCATTGCCGCCGCCACCATGGAGATGGCCCTCAAATGCGGAGCAGTTGCCGCCCAGCATCCAGACCCATCCCTACTAGTGAAAGGATGGACGAGTCTTTCACCTTACCTGCATCAGATCGCCCTTCCTCTGTCAGTCCCCTGTCCTGACTACAATACTTGGAGTTTCATACTCCGCAATCTTCGAAACGAATATTGCAATCTTGAGGTCCAAGCTGCGTGGGAACTTGCAGATGACAGGCTTCATGCAAAGCTTAGGTTTTCTGATGATGGTGGCTTACCCACAGGGCTTCCTCCTGTCCGCGCAGCCATGAAGCGCGTGCTCCTTGCAAAAATCCATGGATTCTACCTGAAAGCATTGTGCAGTCTCCCCAAGGATGAGCTGACTCAGAGGTATCACCGTGCCTTGGTCATGGGTGGCTACTGCTATGGCCCACTGCAGCCTGCTGCCAACATCATCGTCAACATGATATGGTATGAGCAAACTTTCCCAACAACCAAAAGATTGAAGAAGATAACCTTGATCAGCACCGGATTCCTGTGGCGAGTTGCGGCTCGGTCACTCTATGGCCTCATATCCTTCTTGTGCACCCGCTACCCGAGCCTCACACCAGACCATGCCGTGCAACGCCTGCTGGTGGCAGAGGCCAACTTGCAAGTTGCTGATCCCAATCTTTTTGAAACGCCTAGCAACCTAGAGATGGACTGGTCTTGGTGTCCACAAATTGGATCAGGCAAAGGCACTGCTTCCATACAAATGAAGGCGGTTAGGAAGGCCTCTGCCAGTGTCCTAGAAGCATATACTGCTGCAGCCACTGCTGCTTTCCACCCCAGCCCACCTGCGCAGAAAGAGTTTCTTGGATCACCGGATTCTGTGGAAAAACTCAAGAATGCCTCATATATGGTTTGTCTGGATAATGGTCACCAACTCTCAAATGAAGAATTTGGTTTGCTCTTCATGTTCTTACAAAAGTGCTGCCTATCCTCTGTTGGCACGTTGGACCATCAACAGGAACCTGAACCTACAGTGGTAGGCAAGTCAGAATACGCTGAAATATCTCGACGCGTGCACAGTTTCTGGGGCCTGCATGACCGAGTCAGTAGCATGGTCAACGCTGCACTGGAGAAATTCAACAGAACTCAT GAATCCCAGTATAGCCTTCATATTATCTGTGGTGTTAATGAGCTTGTATCTGGGCCAAAGTTTTGCAACAACTTTCTGGCGCATCTTCCTTTCAAATATCAGCATTACCATATCAACTTTCTGGCGACTCTGGATGCTCAACCTCCAAAGCTCTTCTTTGCTGAATGTAACCTTGATGATCATAATGATACTTGGTGTGTCCCTGTGGATTGGTCACCCCCAGTTGGTG GACAAGCTCGGTGCTTTTATTGTGAGAGTCATGGGTATAGGATCATCCATCCAGCCTTGTCCTTCCATGGGTTTGACTTTGAAGATGCCTTCTTTGGGCCAGATAATAAAGAATTTTATGACAACGACCAGATCATCTTCTTTAAATCTGCATTTATGGAATGGGTGAATGGTGTGGAAGAAGATGCTATCTACATCAGTTACCGACTTCgtggtgatgatggtgatggGGACTCCAAGCGTTTACGACTTTGA